Below is a genomic region from Candidatus Tanganyikabacteria bacterium.
AGCTTCCTTGAAGGTCAGGGCGTGCGACTCGCCCTGGCGCAGGTCGGGCGACTTGTCGAAGGCGGGACCGCCCTGCGGGGCGACGTTGTGCACGGCCGGATCGAGGTTGCGGAACGCGACGGCCTGACCCTTCTTCACCGTGGTGGCAGTCGGGAAGGCGAAGTCCTTGATGTCGACCACCGCTCCCTGGGCGGCCACGGGCGCGGGCGTCGGCTGCGCCGGA
It encodes:
- a CDS encoding cupredoxin domain-containing protein, producing the protein MRKPGLVLSSLAALLALPGGIGCLRGPAQPTPAPVAAQGAVVDIKDFAFPTATTVKKGQAVAFRNLDPAVHNVAPQGGPAFDKSPDLRQGESHALTFKEAGTYEYRCEYHANMKGTITVEE